One Gossypium hirsutum isolate 1008001.06 chromosome A08, Gossypium_hirsutum_v2.1, whole genome shotgun sequence genomic window, AGTTCAACACTTTCATGCTCTTGATCCTCTCATCTCCTTGATACTGAACTTTGAGGTAGTCTCATATTTCTTTCGCTGATCCAAAAGCCATAATTCTATTGAATATGGCTGGCGAAACCGAAGCATAAAGACAAGACCTTGCCTTAGCCTTCCTAGTAGTTCTCTCATTGTGCATTTTGATCTGATTCATAGTTGGATTATTAGGAAGTAGACTCACCTCATAGTCTTCCTCGATAGCTTTCCAATAATCACAACCCTCCATGTATGCTTGCATTCTCACGGCCCATGCTTGATAATTCTCTCCATCAAACATAGGTGGGGCTAAGATGGACAGGTTACTCGATCCTAATTCTATTTTCCTCAAAAAAAAACTCACAAGTGtatctctcaaaatttttttctcaGAACTCTCACAAAAGTTTTCTCACAAGTCCCTCAAGAAAAATGACTATCGATACCACTGTTGGTTTAGCAAAGAACTAATTGAAGTATAGAACAAAATATGAATGAAGGGATCATTCAAAGCAGCCCTTATATACAAGTCCTAAATAACAACCTTAAcaagaaataaattcaaattgTTACTAACAAGCTAACAACTCCTCCTCCTACTAACAAGCTAATAAATCCCCCTAAGACTtagtcttattattttaaaaatagctgCAACCTTGAGATACTAACACAATATCAGGCCTAGTATGATAAATATACTGTAATGCCTCTACAAAACTAGGAAAACCTTGTACATCATCAATAGCTCAGCCCAcatgtttaatatgttttataaaagtAGCCATCGGAATAGAACAAGATGTGGCACCATCCATCTTGGTTCGAAGTAATAGATCATAGATATACTTTTGTTGTGCGAGTAACAAACaaccatcattctttttcactTCAGTTCCAGGGAAATGATTGAGTAGTTCCAAGCCTTTGAGAGAAAACTTGGCACTTAACTTGGTAATAACATCAACAACTTCGACAAAAGAACTCCCTATAACCGAaacatcatcaacataaaccaCAAGATAGGTCAAATAACCATCACCAAACTTAGAAAATAATGAAACATCAATTTTAGATTGACAAAATCCAAGCTCCAACAAGTCGTTACGCAATGTTAAAAACCAATTACGTGGAGCCTGCCACAACCCATAAATATCTTGCAGAAGCTTGGACGCTGATATAGAACCATGAGGTGCGAACAAATTAAATCTTGAAGGTTACCACATAAAAACTTCCTCCTCTAGCTTTCCATTaaggaaaatattaattaaatcaatttagtGCACTTCCTATTGATTGGTCATcgccataaaaataaaaaagtgttAGGAAATTTATGTACTTAGTGTagtaattttatcatattttaaattactGAAATAGTCAAATTGATTATTCATAGAAATAAACAAACATCATTCATTTTTATGCTAGTATCACGGGGCTAGAACTTTATTCTGACAAACCGCGCAACCTTAGGTGATTTCTTGAGTTCAAATCTGCCTAATTCAACCTTAGTctcaaaaaatgaaaattctcgTAGAAATCCTCTAAGGCACCACAAATAAAGTGAAagcaaactaaaaaaaaaagaaaccacgAACAAACAGAAAAGCCACAGAAAAATAGTGTACACGAAGTATTTGAGTAAATACTCATCAAGGATTGAGATTTATGCCTATCTACAAAATGATAGTTCAGAGGGATTTAAACTATAAACATTTTTATCCCTTAGGATTTACAATAATTGTGTTGGTAactctaattttaattttattggagTGTTGCTTTGGGTTACCAAGGCTTGAATTAGATGGGTTTCTTCATGTGTTTCACGAATGAGGCCGGTTCAAGTAGATTAAATGAGCCCCATTTGATCAGTTAATCTCTATGGGACGTTCCGTATGTATTTGTCATGAGTTTTGATCCATGGCCTGTGACATCCTCGCCCGCCCATTCTTGCGACGCCTTATTGTGTCTTCGGGATCATAGTGGTTTAACTCGTCTTGATGCCTCAGTTGATTCCCAAATAATCTTTCTATCGAGTAGTTCCTCCCCTTGAAATATTTACCTCAGCTTATGTCTCTGCTGCCCCCTAACTCAAACTGTTTTCTTATTTTGTAATCTCGATTGTGAGAAGTCACCGCTCTTACTTGCCTCTATTGTGACTTGCCTCGATTGAGATCCTCTTTATCCACATAAAAAGACTTTAGCACACTCACATTTAATAGCGGGTTAACTTTAAGTATAGCTACTAACTCTGGTTTGTAAACCCCTCGGCTTACCTGCTTCAGAAATTTGAAAGTGCCCCTGTGTCTTTGCCAAGCTAAcgataaatcataatttaaaacactagaaaagtgtttgagatgtacctcGCTCATAGCATTTACTCAATACGACTGCCCAATTTGCATAATTACTCTTCTCTCAAAGTCTTATGGACAACTCACTTCTCTCATAGGTAGTAGCCCCACTGATAACTCAACAGACTTCATATAAGTTTTCTATCCCTATAGCATTTCCAATAGGGTCTTGATAACATTGTGACCTACTAACTCAATATTCCCACAACACGAAACATCCTTAACTAGCTGGATTGTCAACAATACATTGATTCCACCCCTTATGTCTCGACTCACCAATACAACACATTATTGTTGTCAGGTATCCAAGATACATATACAATCAACAAAAAGAActaataaaacattaatattatCAAGGAAATTTAAGCCAAGAACGAAGTTGAAATCATCCAAGTGAATGACCTCAAAAGCTTGTCAATATTCCTACAACACAAAACATCTTTAACTAGCTGGATTGCCAACAATACATTGATTCCACCCCTTATGTCTTGACTCACCAATACAACACATTATTGTTTTCGGGAATCCAAGATACATATACAATAGAAAAAAAGAACTAATAAAGCATTAATATTATCAAGGAAATTCAAGCTAAGAACAAAGTCGAAATCATCCAAGTGAACGACCTCAAAacctttattatctttttattaacCAACTTGTACCTCAATTCCTTGTGCTACTCCCACAATTGGGACCAACTTGATCCTCTTAGTCAGTTTACTAATTGAGAGATCAAGCTTACTCACAACTTTCTCTGATATGAACAAGCTTGATTCCTCcgtatcaataagagcactcTTTCTTTGACCTGTGATGTTGATGTCCATATACATCAATCCTTTCTGCTTGCAATCCCTCTTGACTTTTGCATAATTAAATATCATTAATCCAAGCTTTAAAGCCTCTCTCTAGCTCCATTCTATCTTCTTTAGTGACTGCGGATAACTTAGATCACTCTGGATAGTCTCGCATCCTATGCGAACCACAACATAGAAACACTTCACTGACTACTTTTCATTCTCTTTGACCCTCTTGGCTTCGACAAATAGAGTCAGGGGTTAGCAAGTGTTCTATAGGGatataaaaatatggaaaaaaagaagaaaaaatattctgaaaaataaaaacaaatttttaaggttgcttgtgaaataaaaaaagtacCAGTATACCAAATACTAATAATTTAAACTAATGTTATATATAATGAAAGTATTTTGATTATTATCTCGGGTTGGGCCAAGTCTTTTTTTCCTAAACACAATTCGACCCAATTCATTGAAGAACTATACTAATCTTGACTCATCTCgaaaccaaatgaaaaaaaaaaactatctatCAAATTGgctcatgtttgaattttttttaccaatCTCTAAAAGTAACACTAGAAAAATTAGATTAAACTACACTATTAATCACTAAACTAagagtaaattttcattttggccacttgattaaaataaattacaatttagtcactaaattatttgaaaattttcatttaagtcactaaactatttaaaagtttttatttatatgattagattgttaaattttcttttaaattctacCAATGAGCTCCTAACAACGATTTAACAATCAATATAATGGATTAACACCCATTGGCGAGTAGAATAATATATCTTATATCCAAATTGATCTTATGAACAGTGTCGGAGATCAAAGAAAAaactatttgaattttaattcataaattcataatgtctaaaattaaattataaaactcaactataaaagagaaaaaaaagtgttcataaTGCTTTCAccctattttttttaatgatttaacttaaaacttttgaataatataacgatgaatgatgaaaatgaaaatacgTAGTTAGAAAAAATTACGATAAACCGGATCATGTCGACTTGCCGAGGAAAAAAAAAGCAAACTACATTGACAAAATTCTTAAATTGTTAGGCAATGGATAAAGATGAAAATCCAACACGATTACTACCTTTCCGTAAACTCTTTCAAGACTAGGATCCAACGTCCCAATCGGGAACATATTCTCAAGCAGTGGAATATCGAAACCGAAGTTTCCATCTTTCGGCGCTACGTCAACCCTAATCGCTTCTTTGTTTAACATCTCACACAAACCACACTCAATAGAAACCTGTAAAAATTACAACAAAAAGCTTtgcagaaacaaaaaaaaaaaaaagaaggaatcgTTTTTCTATGTAAATTGGTCTGACCTTGACTTTTGATGGGTCGAATTTTATGACGTCGGTTGATGACTTGGCATTGGCCTCGACATCGACGGCGCACAAGGCGGCGACGACCTCTGATGCGGTTTGGACGCAGCGGATAAAAGGGGAGACGAAGACTCGGTGGATCTGGAAGGGTAGGATGGTGCGAAAAGTTCGACCGGTTCGGAAAGCCCTAGCCATGCCGTTGTCTACAAGCGGAGGGTCCCACGGCCTCTCCGCCGTTTTTATCCACGTGGGATCGAAGTTATCCTTGCGGTCGCCGTGCCTCATTACGACGACGTTTTGGTAAAACGTTGTTGTCTCCGTCTCAGTCGAAGCCATGGAATGATTTAGAATTCTGCAATGAATGGCGTGGAGATTGGAATTTGCAAGGCAGAGCGAGCACCATTAGAACAATTGCCatcctatatttttatttcctCAAAATAAAAATGCAGGTGTTACAACGTTGGAGATGGGTGCATTGAAAATGTCCGTTTTTTTAGAtcttcaaataaaatattatttcatataaaatgagaaattttctCATGCTTagtctagttttttttttaaacgcAAATCCTATTtcatattgaaattattaaataatttataaaattttatttaatttgatgcGTATCGATTTATAGATCGAtcgattatttattttataaactcGATTCAACTAATTAAATTCagtttttataaatttgatgtgtgagatcaactgaaaacttaatTAAGTTTGGATTATTGAATTTCATTATTGGTGCGAAAAcaatgaaggaaaagaaaaacaaaccacatatataataacaaaataaaaatgtctgcCTCTAAAGAAGAGGATTCATATGGTTTTTTGTcttcaaaatttatggaaaatcTTAAATGGCATGCAACAATGCCATTGTAAAACAGATGATAACCAAAGTACGAAAAACACAATTAAAGAAATCAAGAAGCCCCATTCCTCTTAAAAGCTTGAGCCTTTTGGGGGTCAAACATCTTGCACCAAAGCGTCTTCCCATCCAGCATGAACTTGATTTGCCTCTTTCCACACAGTGTCATCACTAATGGAATCCAACTTGTCTTGAATACAACCTTTCCAAACTGCGGTGTTGTTATATTGTTCCCTTCAGAATCCTTGTGCTGCGGCCAATGCACGTACACCCTCTCCACGCAATCCCCATAATGACTGCACCAAAAACAAATCATTTCGAAGTTATCGGTCTATAAAAATATGACTTTCAAATATCTTCCATATGAAAAAGATTTAACATAATCTAATAATATCCGTATAAGATACATACCATGTTGGATACAAATGGCTAAAGGCTTATTTATACTTACAGGGTAAAGAATCTGGAGATTTCTTGCTCGGTTACAGGGTGTCCATTGGAGAAGGTCATGAACAAGCACCGATCTTCCTCAGGAGCACCGTCGGTATGAGGAGACCACTCCTTAGCGGTAGGATCCAGTGGTTTGGTTTCAACCGGTTGGGTCATCCACGGCTGAGGATGATATATCATCCACCCACTGCCATCAGAAGACAAGGCCCAGTGTGGTGCATCCATGGGATGTTAGTTGGAGAAGAAACTCTGTATATCTGAAGGGTGTGAGGAAATTGAGAGAAACAGTGGGTATATATAGGGCAATGGCAATGGTTCAGGCACGTTGGCTTTAAAAGGTAAGATGTATCCGTGTAGGGTTTTTTCGTTTAGGGGCGCAACGGTTCCAAATCCTACCAACTTTGCTACATTTTCCACTGACATTTCATAACTTCATTtctatgattttacttatttattcGATATCGGCATTTAAATATGTACTTATCGCGGCGACTTcaatttctatattattttatgCTTCAacttaatttctataattttaattCTTTGGTTCGGtatttaaatatgtatgtatCAACTCTAAAGGGATATCTTCAATTAACTGAAGCTTCTCATTCTAATCAAAAACTATTTTAGTAATATAATCGGTTTTAAAATTCATTTCACAATATCTATATTCAAGCCTCTATTGATCAATATCTAATAAGTTCTGTTAAATGCGTCGGATAAGTGCTGAGAAAGATGTCTTTGAAAAGAATTCCTGAATAACTCGGATAGCTTCCTGACTATTAGATTTAATTAACACTCCGTCATATTTTCGACTTTTTAAAATTCTCAAGTCATCAAGAATACCCCATAGTTCAGCATTAAAAACTAAACACCGATATTTAAATATGCGGCAACTCAACTTTCATAATAAACTTCTTTATTTAGAgttctatttaatatttatatcatgTCATGTATTCTTGTTGAATTTTTGGTAACATTTCATCAacttaatttctatatttttacttatttagtTTGGTATTTAAATACGTACATATCATAACGGCACAACtttgataataaatttttttattggtcAAATTTTTCCATTAATCATTGTATTATGTGTAAGTTGTAAATGTagtctaaatattttaatttggtcaaatTTAGTCCttctgtttttttaaattttaaccgtaacaattaaatttatcgggttaaattttgctattagtctcATATTATGCATAAGTTATGAATTTTATTCTTATTcttcaatttggttatttttagttttatgtatttcaaaatttgaaattttaatcctgACTCAAATAATAATCtttgaatgttttttttataaatattatgtaaaaataataaattgacatagtattatacatataatatatttttcgtaTAAGATGATAGAAATAAAACTTAATGATTATGATTTAAATcaagttagaaattaaaaatttgaaaaatgaaaagaaattaaaccaAAATATGTCCACATTCATTATTTCGAGTTTTATTTAGAAACTGATATGTGGATTGATAAAAATACAAAACACTATAACTTCATGTTTGAGAAATTAGCCTTTATTGGTATTATTCATTAGATAAATAAATTGGTAAGCTGAGAAATAGACAGATAAAATCCAAGTTGTCAAGAGCAATACATGGTAACAATGCATCATCCTCGCTAATGAAGAAATCTGGTCATAAAAGTGGCAGCAATTTCACCTTCAACTaccatttaaattttcataaataaataaataaaaataattcatgaTAAACGCTTGACTTGAGAAACCAGGTTAATTTCTGCTTCCACAATTAAGCTATCACACACGATATAGCCTTTGGATGGATCATGAAGAACCTTGAGCGTCATGAACTGTGGGTAACCCCAGTTAACACTTGTTGCACTGAACCAACGTTCAACTATAATTTCAACACAAACCCAACGTTACAGGTGAATTTTGAGTTtcgatttgaaaattttgattaaaaaagtACCTGAAAATTCCATGTGATTATCGTTCATTTGGTTCCTTACTCGTAGCTTGTATTCTGCATAGACTTTCCGCTTAGGAGGAAGCTTATTAGCTTCAAGTAGCTCTAAAAACACTGATAGAGCTTTGCCTTTGAATTTCACATTTCCCTTTGGGTAAACTGTCAATTTCCTGTTTAATGTTCATGGGGTCAAGATTATACCAttatattatcaattttttttagtgaGGGAAATAATTTGATTATACCATTTTGAATCCCCAATTGTATGAACAGAAGATTCGTAATACTTCCTGTCTAATTTGGAGAAGTGATCCATCTTGAGAATTATGGTGTTGTCTTCAGGTTGTTTAACCATGGAAAGGCATTCCCATTTACAATTGCGTGCCAATGGGAATACCTCTGCCCCAAATATGCAGCAATCACCAACAAGGTACCCATTGCATGTGTCGTTAAATGAGTCGAGGGAGATAAGTTGAGCGAAGCCCCATTCAGTTTTCATCCAGTGAAATCTCTTCACTGCTCCATCACCATCTACCAAGTTTACCAGACCAAATTAGTGGCGAATTATGTACGTATATGATCATGAAAAAAATGTATAATAGAATGGAAACCTTCAATGGTTAAGTACTTGTCTCGAATCTGGTCAAGCACAAATAACCTGAAGCTGACATTGACTTCCCATGTTAGGGGTAAATTTTCTGTTTCCTCTATTACTAAGTAAAGGGAGATGAAGCCATTTCCATTGCTTTTATTGTCTCCGTTTGGGTACAATGACAATCTCCTAGGCAAGTTTTTAAACCAAGATACAAGATTTAATTCAATATTCTCAAACTACGacttctttaatatatatatatatgtgtgcataCCATTTGTAACCCGAAGCTTCAAAAGCATCAGATTCATACTTTTCAACACCTGTTTTGGCCAACAAAGAGAAGGCTTCAACTTTAAATAAGAAATGAGCTGGTGGGAAATCTCTTGTTATTCTTCTGATTCCTACAAAACATACAAGAGAAAAAAAACAAGTCTATTTCATTACTAATCAATATTATAAAAAGACAGTTtcaaggaagaagaaaaatgaaatcaaACCAAGTTTCTTGGGATTATCCTCCATTAGCTGAGCTATTAACACtgtgaaggttttttttttttgtcgttTCTTTTAAGAAAGTtcttattttatatatgaatgGAAGATGAAGAAATTATATATTGTCCTacaatatatatgtatgaacATTTGCTTGACTTGTAAACTTTGAACACGTTTTAGGATCCCCCATGGTGGGGTTTCCAGGTTTACGTTAAATATGAATACTTGTCCTCAGAGACAGGCACTGGTTAGGGGGACACGTAATGTTGATACGAGGATTGTGTTTGATTCTTACATTATCTGCAAGAAAACCCATCTCAGAACTTTGCCTTCCAAACATGTTTTTTACCTCAACTCAACAATGAAGATTCTATTTGTATAGAAGCCTGAAATGAAATAAACAATTTTCAATATTTAGTGCTCctgagtttatttatttatttatttactgaAGGATTgagcattaaaaaaaaaaaaaggttacatATTCTTTTTGACATAAGCACACATTACTCTCAAAATGGAAAAAGGTAATAACTTTTATTGGAGTGC contains:
- the LOC107895333 gene encoding uncharacterized protein yields the protein MASTETETTTFYQNVVVMRHGDRKDNFDPTWIKTAERPWDPPLVDNGMARAFRTGRTFRTILPFQIHRVFVSPFIRCVQTASEVVAALCAVDVEANAKSSTDVIKFDPSKVKVSIECGLCEMLNKEAIRVDVAPKDGNFGFDIPLLENMFPIGTLDPSLERVYGKMPQWEETVDESRSRYKQIIKALADKYPSENLLLVTHGEGVGVSISGFLEHTTVVEVEYCGYAELKRIMTCKNGSTTAGNFLVLTKSGQSGITYFD
- the LOC121204951 gene encoding uncharacterized protein → MDAPHWALSSDGSGWMIYHPQPWMTQPVETKPLDPTAKEWSPHTDGAPEEDRCLFMTFSNGHPVTEQEISRFFTLHYGDCVERVYVHWPQHKDSEGNNITTPQFGKVVFKTSWIPLVMTLCGKRQIKFMLDGKTLWCKMFDPQKAQAFKRNGAS
- the LOC107946483 gene encoding MATH domain and coiled-coil domain-containing protein At3g58360, encoding MEDNPKKLGIRRITRDFPPAHFLFKVEAFSLLAKTGVEKYESDAFEASGYKWRLSLYPNGDNKSNGNGFISLYLVIEETENLPLTWEVNVSFRLFVLDQIRDKYLTIEDGDGAVKRFHWMKTEWGFAQLISLDSFNDTCNGYLVGDCCIFGAEVFPLARNCKWECLSMVKQPEDNTIILKMDHFSKLDRKYYESSVHTIGDSKWKLTVYPKGNVKFKGKALSVFLELLEANKLPPKRKVYAEYKLRVRNQMNDNHMEFSVERWFSATSVNWGYPQFMTLKVLHDPSKGYIVCDSLIVEAEINLVSQVKRLS